One genomic segment of Patescibacteria group bacterium includes these proteins:
- a CDS encoding HD domain-containing protein, which produces MITLAQVKKNPQILEFIKGTENVLAALSYTDHGFRHADLVADRARTIAKEIGLSGEEGELAAIAGFCHDMGNFLSRTYHNYFGALLFSQVFKDKFEPKELVTIMQAIANHDKKIEDVSFASPISAIVVLADKSDVHRSRVSARVMEEIKSDIHDRVNYATKLSRLKIDKNKKRITLTLRIDTNFVPIVEYFEIFTDRMVFCRKAAEYLGYDFGLIINKFRLL; this is translated from the coding sequence ATGATTACTTTAGCCCAAGTAAAAAAGAATCCTCAGATTTTAGAGTTTATTAAAGGGACAGAAAATGTTCTGGCTGCTCTTTCTTATACTGATCATGGTTTTAGGCATGCCGATTTAGTAGCTGATAGGGCAAGGACAATTGCTAAAGAAATTGGTTTGAGTGGAGAAGAAGGAGAGTTGGCGGCAATTGCCGGTTTTTGTCATGATATGGGAAATTTCTTGAGCCGTACTTACCATAACTATTTTGGTGCTTTACTTTTTTCACAAGTTTTTAAAGATAAATTTGAGCCAAAAGAATTAGTAACTATTATGCAGGCCATTGCCAATCATGATAAGAAGATAGAAGATGTGAGTTTTGCAAGTCCAATTTCTGCTATTGTTGTTTTAGCCGATAAATCCGATGTTCATCGCTCAAGAGTGAGTGCCAGGGTTATGGAGGAAATAAAATCTGATATTCACGACAGAGTTAACTATGCCACCAAGCTGAGTCGTCTAAAAATTGATAAAAACAAAAAAAGGATTACTTTGACATTAAGAATTGATACTAATTTTGTTCCGATAGTGGAATATTTTGAAATTTTTACTGACAGAATGGTTTTTTGCCGAAAAGCAGCAGAGTATTTGGGTTATGATTTCGGTCTGATAATTAATAAATTTAGGTTACTTTAG